A single genomic interval of Deinococcota bacterium harbors:
- a CDS encoding proline racemase family protein — MDFSRLYTTIDAHSAGEPLRIVTAGIPLIPGATMLEKRRWVGDNLDFVRRSLMLEPRGHADMYGCYLTPPVTEEADLGVLFMHNEGYSSMCGHGIIALSAVAVATGMVGARAPETRVGIDSPAGFIEAFVEWDGKRVGEVRFVNVPSFLYRADLEISTPSFGRLTVDIAFGGAFYAYLSGAQAGLEVRPERYRALIGLGDEVKHAVEEALEIVHPLEPELRGLYGTIIDGPPSSEGADQRNVCVFADREVDRSPTGTGTAGRVAQLYARGRLSLGQTLVNESIIGTRFTGKALRETTVGDLPAIVPAVSGRAHITGFCQWVVEPEDPVGEGFFLR; from the coding sequence ATGGACTTTAGCCGCCTCTACACCACCATCGACGCGCACAGCGCCGGCGAGCCCCTGCGCATCGTCACCGCCGGGATTCCCCTGATTCCCGGCGCGACCATGCTCGAGAAGCGCCGCTGGGTGGGGGACAACCTCGACTTCGTCCGCAGGTCGCTCATGCTCGAGCCGCGCGGCCACGCCGACATGTACGGCTGCTACCTCACCCCACCCGTGACGGAGGAGGCCGACCTGGGCGTCCTTTTCATGCACAACGAGGGCTACAGCTCGATGTGCGGCCACGGTATCATCGCGCTCAGCGCGGTGGCGGTGGCGACGGGCATGGTGGGGGCCAGAGCGCCCGAAACCCGTGTGGGCATCGACTCGCCCGCGGGCTTTATCGAGGCCTTCGTGGAGTGGGACGGCAAACGCGTGGGCGAGGTGCGCTTCGTCAACGTTCCCTCCTTTCTCTACCGGGCCGACCTCGAGATAAGCACGCCGAGTTTCGGCAGATTGACGGTCGACATCGCCTTCGGCGGCGCCTTCTACGCCTATCTGAGCGGCGCCCAGGCGGGGCTCGAGGTCAGACCGGAGCGTTACCGCGCGCTGATTGGGCTCGGCGACGAGGTCAAGCACGCGGTGGAAGAGGCGCTCGAGATCGTCCACCCACTCGAGCCCGAACTGCGCGGCCTCTACGGCACCATCATCGACGGGCCTCCCTCCTCGGAGGGGGCGGATCAGCGCAACGTCTGCGTCTTCGCCGACCGCGAGGTGGACCGCTCGCCGACGGGCACCGGCACCGCCGGGAGGGTGGCGCAACTCTACGCCAGGGGCAGGCTGAGCCTGGGCCAGACGCTCGTCAACGAGAGCATCATCGGCACGCGCTTCACCGGCAAAGCCCTTAGGGAGACGACCGTCGGCGACCTACCCGCCATCGTCCCCGCGGTGAGTGGCCGGGCGCACATCACCGGCTTCTGCCAATGGGTGGTCGAGCCGGAGGATCCGGTGGGCGAAGGGTTTTTCCTCCGCTAG